The sequence below is a genomic window from Mycobacterium sp. ITM-2016-00316.
GACGATGTTCGGCGCGTTCTTCATCGTGCTGTTCAACACCCTGGTCGACGTGGCGTACGCATTCCTGGATCCACGGATCCGGCTCGGAGAGGCAGCACCGGTATGAGCCCCATTCTCGAAGTCGACAATCTGCGCGTCAGTTTCACCACCCAGGACGGGGTGGTGGGCGCCGTCGACGGCGTGTCGTTCGACCTGGCCGCCGGGGAGGTGCTGGCCATCGTCGGCGAGTCGGGGTCCGGCAAGAGTGTGACCGCGCAGACCGTGATCGGTCTGACCCGCGCCCCGAATGCGACCATCGGCGGCGCGGTGCGGTTCGGCGGCAAGGATCTGACCCAGCTCAATGACCGCGAATTACAAAGTATCCGAGGCGAACACATCGCCATGGTGTTCCAGGATCCGATGACGTCGCTGAATCCGGTGTACCGGGTGGGCGATCAGATCACCGAGATGATCCGCGCCCATCGGGATGTCTCCCGCGCCGAGGCCCGCGACCGCGCCGTCGAACTGCTGCGCACCGTGGGCATTCCCAATCCCGAACGCCGGGTGCGCGACTATCCGCACGAGTTCTCCGGCGGTATGCGGCAGCGGGTGATGATCGCCATTGCACTGTCCCTGGAACCCGAGGTGCTGATCGCCGACGAGCCCACCACCGCTCTCGACGTGACGATCCAGGCGCAGATCCTGCGACTGTTGGCCGATCTCAACGAGCAACGCGGTCTCGCGGTGGTGCTGATCACCCACGACCTCGGCGTGGTCGCCGAGGTCGCCGACCGGGTGCTGGTCATGTACGCCGGGCAGGTGGTCGAAGACGCCGGCGTCGACGACATTTTCTACGATCCACAACACCCCTACACCTGGGGTCTTTTCGGGTCGCTGACACCGCTGGACGCGCCGCAGCACTCGCGGTTGCCGCAGATCGGTGGCGCTCCGCCGTCACTGCTGGCCCTGCCACCGGGGTGCCGTTTCGCGCCGCGTTGTCCACATGCGTTCGAGAACTGCACGCAGATGCCACCTTTGGAGACCAAGGCTGCGGTCGGTCATCTGGACCGGTGTTGGCTGGACCCGGTGCAGAAGTCGACGCTGCGTGACGTGGACGGCCGGATCGGCCTGCGTAAGCCGGTGAGCTCATGAGCGCCGGCGAGCCGCTGCTGGAGGTTACCGACCTGGTCAAGCATTTCCCGATCAAGGCGGGCGCGGTCATCGAGCGCGAGGTGGCCCGGGTGCGCGCGGTGGACGGGGTGAGCCTGACGCTGCACGAAGGCGAGACGCTGGGCCTGGTCGGTGAGTCCGGCTGCGGCAAGTCGACGCTGTGCCGGCTGATCCTGCAGTTGATGACGCCCACGTCCGGATCGGTGCGCTTTCAGGGCCAGGAGTTGGTGGGCCGATCCCGCCGGGACCTGCGCCCGATCCGCCGCGACATCCAGATGGTGTTCCAGGATCCCTACGCGTCGCTCAACCCGCGCAAGCGGATCGGGCAGATCGTCGGTGACCCGATCGAGCTGCACGGGCTGGCCAGTGGCGGTGAGGTGAAGCGCCAGGTGCAGGACCTGCTGGACCGGGTGGGCCTGCAGGCCGAGCACTACAACCGCTTCCCGCACGAGTTCTCCGGCGGACAGCGGCAACGGATCGGGATCGCCCGGGCGCTGGCGCTGCGGCCCAAGCTGATCATCGCCGACGAGCCGGTATCGGCGCTGGACGTCTCGGTGCAGGCCCAGATCATCAACCTGTTCGAAGATCTGCAGCAGGAGTTCGGGCTGTCGTACCTGTTCGTCGCCCACGACCTCGGTGTGGTCCGGCATGTGTCGGACCGGGTGGCGGTCATGTACCTGGGCAAGATCGTCGAGACGGCCGCGGCGAACGAGCTGTACGACAAGCCGTTCCATCCGTATTCGAATGCGCTGCTGTCGGCGGTCCCGATCCCCGATCCGCGGCGCAACGCCGCCCGCGAGCGGGTCATTCTGGAAGGTGACGTGCCCAGCCCGATCGACCCACCGTCGGGGTGCCGTTTCCACACCCGTTGCCGCTGGGCCACCGACGTCTGTTCGGACGAGGAACCGGACATGGTGGAGCGGGAGCGGGCGCACCTGGCGGCCTGTCATCACCCGCGCAACGTGGAGGCGGCCACTCACGGGGCCGGAATCGCCTGATCGCACTACCCTTCGAAGATGAACGAATCGGCACAAGGTAAACCGGCGAAGGCGCTGAAGAAGCGCCGCCCGCCCAAGATCGCCAACGACGTCTATGAGGCCGAGTTGTTTCGCCTCCAGACCGAATTCGTGAAGCTGCAGGAGTGGGTGAAGCACACCGGCGCGCGCGTCGTCGTGGTCTTCGAAGGCCGCGACGCGGCCGGCAAGGGCGGCACGATCAAGCGGATCACCGAATATCTGAGCCCGCGCATCGCCCGGATCGAGGCACTGCCCGCGCCCAGCGATCGTGAGCGCGGCCAGTGGTACTACCAGCGCTACATCTCGCAGTTGCCCGCCAAGGGTGAGATCGTGCTGTTCGACAGGTCCTGGTACAACCGCGCGGGAGTCGAGTTCGTGATGGGTTTCTGCACTCCCGCCGAGCACGAGCTGTTTCTGCGTCATACACCGGTTTTCGAGCAGATGTTGATCGAGGACGGGATCCTGTTGCGCAAGTATTGGTTCTCGGTGTCCGATGACGAGCAGCTCCGCCGGTTCAAATCGCGACTGAAAGACCCTGTGCGGCAATGGAAGTTGTCGCCGATGGACATGGAATCGGTGTACCGCTGGGAGGACTACTCGCGCGCCAAGGACCAGATGATGGTGCACACCGACACCCCGCTGAGCCCGTGGTACGTGGTGGAGTCCGATATCAAGAAGCATGCGCGACTGAACATGATGAACCATCTGCTGTCGACCATCGACTACCACGCCGTGAAGAAGCCGAAGGTCACTCTGCCCAAGCGCGCGGCGCCCAGCGAGAGCTACCAGCGGCCGCCGCGGGAGCTGTCGACCTATGTCGACGATTACGTGGCGACATTGATGGGTGATCCTGAGTAGGGCCACGCCTGGTTCATCGCTGCGCCAGCGGGTAACCGTGGGCCATGACGAGCATCGGATACTTCCTGTCGGCCGAGCAGTACAACCCCAAAGAGTTGGTCGATCAGGCGCGACGCGCCGAGGCCGCCGGCTTCGACCGGCTGTGGATATCCGATCACTTCCACCCGTGGAACGACGAGCAGGGCGAGAGCGCGTTCGTCTGGGGTGTCATCGGTGCGCTGTCCGAGGTGACATCGCTGCCGGTGTCCACCGCCGTGACCTGCCCGACCATCCGGATCCACCCGGCGATCCTCGCGCAGGCGGCCGCCACCGCGGCGGTTCAACTCGACGGGCGGTTCGTCTTCGGTGTCGGCAGCGGGGAGGCGCTGAACGAGCACATTCTCGGTGACCCGTGGCCGTCTCCGGGCGTGCGACTGGAGATGCTCGAGGAGGCGGTGGAGCTCATCCGTCTCCTGCATACCGGGAAGGTGATCAGCCACCATGGTCTGCATTACGAGGTCCAGGAGGCCCGGATCTACACCCTGCCCGAGCAGCCCGTGCCGATCTACGTGTCCGGATTCGGCCCCCAGTCCGCAGAACTCGCCGGACGCATCGGCGACGGCTACTGCCTGACGATGGCCGATGCCGACCTGGTGAAGACCTTCCGCGCCGCGGGCGGCGGCGACAAGCCGGTGCAGGGCGGCATGAAGGTGAGTTGGGATCGTGACACCGACGCCGGCATCGACGCCGCGCACCGCCTGTGGGCCAACGACATGTTGCCCGGCCAACTCGCGCAGACCTTGCCGCGACCACAGGATTTCGAGGACGCGATGTCGCTGGTCCCACGGGAATCCATGACCGAGAGCATCACCTGCGGGCCGGATGTGGACAAACATGTCGCGCAGGCGCGTTCGTACCTGGACGCCGACATCGACGAGGTCTACGTCCAGCAGATCGGACCCGACAAAGAGGGCTTCTTCGCCGCCTGGGAGAAGGACGTGCTTCCCCAGCTCAGATGATCGGCTCCTCGTGCGGGTCCTCTACCTCGATCCCATCCCGGGGCGGGTGTGGCGAAAACCGGCACGCCACCACTGCAATTCAGCTGGCGCACAGCGGAATCAAGGACCTTCGGTGGGGCGCGTATCACGCTCCGCGCCGGATCGCGCGGCCCGACACCTAGTACGCCGGTCTTGGCATCGCAGAACCGCTGCCCGCCCAACTCACCGATATCCCCCAAACGAGTACTGAGCCAGCGTCCCAGGGTAACTATGGTTCGTTGTCCAGTTCGAGCAGGCGGCAAGTCCGAGACCGCTATAGCTTCATACCCGGCGAAAATGGCGTCACGTCCCAATTGGAGGCGCCGTGCGCCGGTCTACGGGCCCTAATCTGGCCGCTCAGACCTTCCGTCCGGACGTTCTGTGCAATACCGCTTAACATCGACTGAGTGCGACGCACGGCCCTAGCCGGCGCGGGACGCTTCGGGTTTGCCGAGGAATACACTGCCGACGCGCGATCCTTCAGCCGCCGAACGTCTTCGGGCTGAGGGCGCGGCGTGACTCCAGCTCTGAACGGCGCCAACACCGCGACGACGTCATCGGTTAAAAGCTGCGTCCACACGTCTTCATGGTGAGCGTTGGGTGCCCCATGATGAGGAACTTTGAACAGACTGGCAAGGGGTTCCGGCCGAAACGCAGCCAGAACTCCATTCCATCCACACCCAGACGGACCCCGAAGTAGGTCTGCTCCCAGTATGACGTTGGTGCTTCCTACCGTAATGAGGAGTGCTACCGCGAGGTCGTTCGGATCAGTGGAGCGTAGACGTTTTCGTTGATCAGCGGTACTCAGGCCAGCGGCGATTTCAGCCCTCGCTCGCTCAAAGGCTTCGCTTGACGGCGACATCGCTGTCACAGCCGCAGCAGGAGTATCTTGAGTGCCTTGGCGGGAGAACAAGGGTAGCTCCTGTTGCGCGTGCTTTAGTCTGCGCCCGACAGGCCGTGTTTTTACCGTCTCGAAGATCTGGCGGTACTCGCTGCGAATGGTTTTGCGAAGTTGCGCCTCGATATCCGCATCTGCGTTAACGTCGTGCAAGAACTCCTCGGTGGTTAGTGCCGCCGAGCAAATAAATGAGGCCGATTCGCAAGCATCGTACACGCGGGAAAGTCCTGCGATGTGATCGTCATGTGCGTGGGTACCAACGACGAGCTTTACAGCTTTTGAAGCGGTCACGCCGATGCGATGTAAATACTGGAGAACTGGAATTTCGCCAGATTTTTTATCAACACATGAATCCACTATTATCCACTCACCGCCACCTATGTGGACGGCAATTGACTCGCCTTTGCCGGGGCCGAAGATGGATACCTCGATCTCGTCATGACGTGGCGGGTCACCGTGCAAACTAGTCAATGTAATTGACTAGTTCAGCCAGTTGGTCGCGCGCCCTTCGCTTTTGATCGGCGACCTCGTCTTCGGTCCATCTGCCCAGTCGACGAAGGCGAATCGCTGAGGTCGTCGTGGGTCCTCCTGGCGCTCGCACCGTTCGCACCGTGACATACACAACATCGCCGGGTTGCACTTCGTCGCCCTCAGCGAGTTTGTCCCTTGCGAAGTCGGCGATCACCTCAGGCCCCTCACCGAAGTGCGTCAATTCCACCGAGAACAGATCATCATCGACCTCGAGGACTCGGCCCTCCCACTTTTCCATCCCGGTAACTTTGACCGAAGGGGTAGTCCATTGCTCACTGGCTTGGTCGTCGACTCGGTCGAATGCCGCCTTTACCGCTGCCAACTGCTTTTTGCGCAGTTCGCGAAACGCTTGCTCTCGCACTACATCCGCATCCACAGCGGGTTGCTTCAACGCGCCGATACTAGTTTCAGCTGACACCGTGGCAGGCGCTGAGCCGTACTGTTCGCGGAGCCATTCGCGCCGGTATTTGCTCCAGCCGCGGATGGTCTCAGACGATACATAGCTACGAGCGGAGTTCGCCATTTCCGGGGCAAGTGTCACTGAATCCTCACTAGAGCCTCTACTACGTCATCTGACCGCTTTATACATGACGCCCAAACCGTCGAGAGTATTTCGCTGGCGATCGGTATGTTGGCCGCGGACGGTTCACTTGGTGCGTTCGTGGACTCCATCGACCACGCTTCGTCCCGCGAGGTCGCCCGGTGTTCGACAGTTCGCAGGTTGAAGTGCTCGTTGTGCGATACGAAGATGTGCCCAGCGAACCGGAATGACGGTTCAACTTGTATTTGAATTCGTCCGCCGTGGGAATCGGGCCGTGAACCCCAGATAGTTACATCTCGTGTTCCCGGGAACTCGACGAGAGGCTCCCAGAAGTCCTTTGG
It includes:
- a CDS encoding ABC transporter ATP-binding protein, with translation MSPILEVDNLRVSFTTQDGVVGAVDGVSFDLAAGEVLAIVGESGSGKSVTAQTVIGLTRAPNATIGGAVRFGGKDLTQLNDRELQSIRGEHIAMVFQDPMTSLNPVYRVGDQITEMIRAHRDVSRAEARDRAVELLRTVGIPNPERRVRDYPHEFSGGMRQRVMIAIALSLEPEVLIADEPTTALDVTIQAQILRLLADLNEQRGLAVVLITHDLGVVAEVADRVLVMYAGQVVEDAGVDDIFYDPQHPYTWGLFGSLTPLDAPQHSRLPQIGGAPPSLLALPPGCRFAPRCPHAFENCTQMPPLETKAAVGHLDRCWLDPVQKSTLRDVDGRIGLRKPVSS
- a CDS encoding ABC transporter ATP-binding protein, translated to MSAGEPLLEVTDLVKHFPIKAGAVIEREVARVRAVDGVSLTLHEGETLGLVGESGCGKSTLCRLILQLMTPTSGSVRFQGQELVGRSRRDLRPIRRDIQMVFQDPYASLNPRKRIGQIVGDPIELHGLASGGEVKRQVQDLLDRVGLQAEHYNRFPHEFSGGQRQRIGIARALALRPKLIIADEPVSALDVSVQAQIINLFEDLQQEFGLSYLFVAHDLGVVRHVSDRVAVMYLGKIVETAAANELYDKPFHPYSNALLSAVPIPDPRRNAARERVILEGDVPSPIDPPSGCRFHTRCRWATDVCSDEEPDMVERERAHLAACHHPRNVEAATHGAGIA
- the ppk2 gene encoding polyphosphate kinase 2, encoding MNESAQGKPAKALKKRRPPKIANDVYEAELFRLQTEFVKLQEWVKHTGARVVVVFEGRDAAGKGGTIKRITEYLSPRIARIEALPAPSDRERGQWYYQRYISQLPAKGEIVLFDRSWYNRAGVEFVMGFCTPAEHELFLRHTPVFEQMLIEDGILLRKYWFSVSDDEQLRRFKSRLKDPVRQWKLSPMDMESVYRWEDYSRAKDQMMVHTDTPLSPWYVVESDIKKHARLNMMNHLLSTIDYHAVKKPKVTLPKRAAPSESYQRPPRELSTYVDDYVATLMGDPE
- a CDS encoding TIGR03557 family F420-dependent LLM class oxidoreductase, whose translation is MTSIGYFLSAEQYNPKELVDQARRAEAAGFDRLWISDHFHPWNDEQGESAFVWGVIGALSEVTSLPVSTAVTCPTIRIHPAILAQAAATAAVQLDGRFVFGVGSGEALNEHILGDPWPSPGVRLEMLEEAVELIRLLHTGKVISHHGLHYEVQEARIYTLPEQPVPIYVSGFGPQSAELAGRIGDGYCLTMADADLVKTFRAAGGGDKPVQGGMKVSWDRDTDAGIDAAHRLWANDMLPGQLAQTLPRPQDFEDAMSLVPRESMTESITCGPDVDKHVAQARSYLDADIDEVYVQQIGPDKEGFFAAWEKDVLPQLR